One window of Erinaceus europaeus chromosome 6, mEriEur2.1, whole genome shotgun sequence genomic DNA carries:
- the LOC103126331 gene encoding nucleoplasmin-2-like, giving the protein MTTGRVLNCLLWSCELNQEKRSCTVRTQKEGRQDSKLVLSTICMGDKAKEELHLVEALPQSDQEDSKKARFVPIASLHPSVLPMVIMMEMELAPPVTFQLRVGSGPVFISGQESFDNSDLSWEEEAEEEDLDEEEEEEEEEEEEEEEEEEEEEEEEEEEEEEEEEEEEDDDADISLEETPVKQSKRLAPSKQSSAAKKKKIEKEEEPVRSRDKSPSRKAKMPLKTKKQPSKK; this is encoded by the coding sequence ATGACGACGGGAAGGGTCTTAAACTGCTTGTTGTGGAGCTGTGAGCTAAACCAGGAGAAGAGGTCCTGCACTGTCAGAACACAGAAGGAGGGGAGGCAGGACTCCAAGCTAGTGCTGAGTACGATTTGCATGGGGGACAAAGCCAAAGAGGAACTGCACCTGGTGGAGGCACTGCCCCAATCCGACCAGGAGGATAGCAAGAAGGCCCGCTTTGTTCCCATTGCCTCGCTGCATCCCTCGGTGCTTCCCATGGTCATCATGATGGAGATGGAGCTTGCTCCTCCCGTCACCTTTCAGCTCCGAGTTGGCTCTGGACCGGTCTTCATCAGTGGCCAGGAAAGCTTTGACAACTCAGACCTTTCCTGGGAAGAGGAGGCAGAAGAGGAGGACctggatgaagaagaagaagaagaagaagaagaagaagaagaagaagaagaagaagaagaagaagaagaagaagaagaagaagaagaagaagaagaagaagaagaggaggaggaagatgatgaTGCAGATATTTCCCTAGAGGAGACCCCCGTCAAACAATCCAAGAGGTTGGCTCCCtcaaagcagagcagtgctgctaagaagaagaagatagagaaagaagaggagcctGTAAGATCCAGAGACAAAAGCCCTTCGAGAAAGGCCAAAATGCCACTTAAAACAAAAAAGCAGCCATCCAAGAAGTAA